A genomic stretch from Phycisphaerae bacterium includes:
- the pyrR gene encoding bifunctional pyr operon transcriptional regulator/uracil phosphoribosyltransferase PyrR, with amino-acid sequence MSVLLDENGIAAALERIAGEISASIPATASVAVIGIRSRGDTLAARLIERLAAHGVSQVEFGTLDITLYRDDLAEIGPAAVVRTTEIPFDVAGKYLILVDDVIYSGRSIRAALDAIKDLGRPRAIRLAVLVDRGGRELPIQPDFVGVKTPGDDRHVTVLLRESGGVDRVEMDG; translated from the coding sequence ATGAGTGTATTGCTGGACGAGAACGGAATCGCGGCGGCGCTGGAGCGGATCGCCGGCGAAATTTCCGCGTCGATACCCGCGACGGCGTCGGTTGCTGTCATCGGCATTCGCAGTCGTGGCGATACTTTGGCAGCAAGATTAATTGAAAGACTCGCGGCCCACGGAGTTTCGCAGGTCGAATTCGGTACTCTCGACATCACACTTTATCGGGATGATCTCGCCGAAATCGGCCCGGCCGCGGTCGTCCGCACGACGGAAATTCCGTTCGATGTGGCAGGCAAGTATTTGATTCTGGTTGACGACGTCATCTACTCGGGTCGGTCGATTCGCGCCGCACTGGACGCGATCAAGGATCTTGGAAGACCCAGGGCGATCCGGCTGGCGGTGCTTGTCGATCGGGGCGGACGCGAGCTTCCGATTCAGCCGGATTTCGTGGGTGTGAAGACGCCGGGCGATGATCGTCACGTCACCGTACTGCTGAGAGAATCCGGCGGCGTCGATCGCGTGGAGATGGATGGATGA
- a CDS encoding efflux RND transporter periplasmic adaptor subunit, with amino-acid sequence MKLLGTVAVLLGLTFGGWFAYNKFLKEVPVSGFVTKPVMRGDIVKTVSATGTIEPLVKVIVGSELSGRIKKWYADFNAPVGTGTVLAEIDPDRFQTTHDRSAAELELAKAREEELLVRYKDAERERKRIEGLRAQNNASENELLIARANEEAAKAAWHGSIASIKSAEAILNSARVDLERTVIRSPIDGVVIARNIEDGQTVAASFQAPELFVIANDLTKMQVNANVSEADIGLIHEGGPASFRVDAYPNRQFHGTISQIRFNATALDGVVTYVTLIEATNEDLALRPGMTANITFEVARADGVLQIPNAALRFDPNPPDPAGMAMKPLSGPPKPTVYINRDGKPTPREVKVGLTNGMLTQLIGDELKEGDEVIIERNYSGGGTGGARRMGVPTRRM; translated from the coding sequence ATGAAGTTGCTTGGCACTGTGGCCGTGCTGTTGGGCCTGACCTTCGGTGGATGGTTCGCGTACAACAAATTCCTCAAGGAGGTACCGGTCAGCGGCTTCGTAACAAAGCCGGTCATGCGCGGAGACATCGTCAAGACCGTCTCGGCCACGGGTACGATCGAGCCCCTCGTGAAAGTGATCGTCGGATCCGAGTTGAGCGGCCGAATCAAGAAGTGGTACGCCGATTTTAATGCGCCCGTCGGGACCGGAACGGTCCTCGCCGAGATTGACCCGGACCGCTTCCAAACCACGCACGACCGGTCCGCCGCGGAACTCGAGCTGGCCAAGGCACGCGAGGAGGAACTTCTGGTTCGCTACAAGGATGCCGAGCGAGAACGCAAGCGAATCGAGGGTCTTCGCGCACAGAACAATGCAAGCGAAAACGAACTCCTCATCGCCCGTGCCAACGAAGAGGCTGCAAAAGCCGCTTGGCACGGTTCCATCGCCAGCATCAAGTCGGCGGAGGCCATCCTCAATTCCGCCCGGGTCGATCTGGAGCGAACGGTTATCCGCTCACCGATCGACGGCGTCGTCATCGCCCGAAACATCGAGGACGGTCAAACCGTTGCCGCATCGTTTCAGGCCCCCGAGTTGTTCGTCATCGCCAATGACCTGACCAAAATGCAAGTGAATGCCAACGTCTCCGAAGCCGACATCGGCCTGATCCATGAGGGCGGCCCGGCGAGTTTTCGAGTCGATGCCTATCCCAACCGTCAGTTTCACGGAACGATTTCCCAGATTCGATTCAACGCCACGGCGCTCGACGGCGTCGTGACCTACGTCACCCTCATCGAAGCGACCAACGAGGATCTGGCTTTGCGACCCGGCATGACCGCAAACATCACGTTTGAGGTGGCGAGGGCCGACGGCGTCCTTCAGATCCCGAATGCAGCGCTTCGGTTTGATCCGAACCCGCCCGACCCGGCTGGCATGGCGATGAAGCCGCTCTCCGGACCGCCAAAGCCGACCGTCTATATCAATCGTGACGGCAAGCCGACTCCGCGAGAAGTCAAAGTCGGACTCACGAACGGCATGCTCACGCAACTCATCGGTGACGAACTCAAGGAAGGCGACGAAGTCATCATCGAACGGAACTACAGCGGCGGCGGAACAGGCGGCGCCAGGCGTATGGGCGTGCCCACTCGCCGCATGTGA
- a CDS encoding ABC transporter ATP-binding protein: protein MVDVRDVHKTYHIGEVAVPAVRGVTLTIHRGEMIAIMGPSGSGKSTLMHVLGCLDRCDRGVYLLDGVDVTRMSKTQLSAIRNQKLGFVFQSFNLLPRTTVLDNVAMPLSYAGVRRRERRRRAAEMLELVGLGNRSHHHSNQLSGGQQQRVAIARSLVTNPVLLLADEPTGNLDSKTGMEIMALLQRLNQDSGLTIVLVTHEPDIAVYAQRTLSVKDGLVESDRMNQQVKAIPASAPAHAPAVAS, encoded by the coding sequence ATTGTCGACGTCCGCGATGTCCACAAGACTTATCACATCGGTGAGGTTGCCGTGCCGGCTGTGCGCGGCGTCACGCTGACGATCCATCGGGGCGAGATGATCGCCATCATGGGCCCCAGCGGCTCGGGAAAATCCACGCTTATGCACGTTCTGGGATGCCTCGATCGGTGTGATCGCGGCGTCTATTTGCTTGACGGCGTGGACGTGACACGCATGTCCAAGACTCAGCTCTCGGCAATCCGCAACCAGAAGCTCGGCTTTGTATTCCAGAGCTTCAACCTGTTGCCGCGCACCACTGTGCTTGACAATGTCGCGATGCCCCTGAGTTATGCCGGCGTGCGACGGCGCGAACGGCGTCGCCGCGCGGCCGAAATGCTGGAGCTGGTCGGTCTTGGAAATCGCTCGCACCACCATAGCAATCAGCTCTCCGGCGGACAGCAGCAGCGCGTCGCCATCGCGCGATCGTTGGTCACCAACCCGGTGCTCCTGCTCGCCGACGAGCCAACGGGCAATCTCGACAGCAAGACGGGTATGGAGATCATGGCCTTGCTGCAGAGACTCAACCAGGACAGCGGGCTGACGATCGTCCTCGTCACGCATGAGCCGGACATCGCGGTCTATGCACAGCGGACCCTTTCCGTCAAAGATGGTCTCGTCGAGTCCGATCGAATGAACCAACAGGTTAAGGCGATTCCGGCATCGGCGCCGGCTCACGCGCCCGCCGTCGCGTCCTGA
- the ubiE gene encoding bifunctional demethylmenaquinone methyltransferase/2-methoxy-6-polyprenyl-1,4-benzoquinol methylase UbiE, with the protein MPTASRDTLWDDARLSDPHAQPDKSRRVQAMFDAIAPTYELVNRVLSAGRDAFWRRTAVSMAAVRSDDRVLDLACGTGDFARAFHRAKPSVIVGSDFSAGMLGLAARRAAETPRVAGASAPIRWCRGDAHNLPFADGSFSIASCAFGVRNFQHLEIGLREMNRVLAVGGRAVILEFTMPRSKLLGRIYRFYFRRVLPRVARWISRDRSGAYDYLPNSVESFIDERGMVKALQSVGFGRIECRTLSAGIVAVYVATKPKQTDGTT; encoded by the coding sequence ATGCCGACCGCTTCACGCGACACGCTCTGGGACGATGCCCGCCTGTCCGATCCGCATGCGCAGCCGGACAAATCGCGCCGGGTTCAGGCAATGTTTGACGCCATTGCCCCAACGTACGAACTCGTCAATCGCGTCCTGTCGGCCGGTCGCGACGCCTTCTGGCGGCGCACCGCGGTTAGTATGGCCGCCGTGCGCTCCGACGACCGGGTACTCGACCTCGCCTGCGGCACGGGCGATTTCGCCCGCGCGTTCCATCGAGCGAAGCCGTCTGTCATCGTGGGAAGCGATTTCTCCGCGGGGATGCTCGGCCTGGCCGCACGACGCGCAGCCGAGACGCCGCGCGTTGCCGGCGCATCCGCTCCGATACGATGGTGCCGCGGGGATGCACACAATTTGCCGTTCGCGGATGGATCGTTTTCAATCGCCAGTTGCGCATTCGGCGTTCGGAATTTTCAGCATCTTGAAATTGGTTTGCGGGAGATGAACCGCGTCTTGGCCGTCGGCGGGCGCGCAGTCATCCTTGAGTTTACGATGCCTCGCTCGAAGTTGCTCGGACGGATCTACCGCTTCTACTTTCGCCGTGTGCTCCCCCGGGTCGCACGGTGGATAAGCCGCGATCGATCGGGGGCGTACGACTACCTGCCGAATTCGGTGGAGTCGTTCATCGACGAACGCGGCATGGTGAAAGCCCTCCAATCCGTGGGATTCGGACGCATCGAATGCCGAACGCTTTCAGCAGGAATCGTCGCCGTGTATGTCGCCACGAAACCCAAGCAGACTGACGGTACGACATGA